From the Telopea speciosissima isolate NSW1024214 ecotype Mountain lineage chromosome 9, Tspe_v1, whole genome shotgun sequence genome, the window TCTCTTGTTCATACATAAAAATTTTCCTAATTTAGATTTATACATACCCAGAGTGCTGTCAATTAGGAGATGCCAAATATTACAAACTTAGAACAAACTATCCATCCTTCCTGCTAATTCCGAATTAAGTTCTAATCCCAAATACTTAGTACTACAGAGAAATAGCACAAGCCTAGTCATGCAATCCAGTTTAAACTAATTAAGATGCACAGAAAAATATTAATTCTACTTACGTAATCTGATCTCTGTGAAAGTGAGAGTGAGGGTTGTGTGTTAAGCACAGGAAACGCCGAGGCGAGTAGAAGGTGTAAAACGTTGGGAAGCGGCTCTTTTTGGTAACGAGTCAAAACCCATCTCAGGAACCTCTGGAATCGTTGAAAGCCCACCTGAAACTGAACCGGATTGGTCTTCCTCCACCCGGAACAAGGAACCAGAAGGTGGTTTGGACCTGAAAACCAAGCGGATAAACTTCTTAAGAGATCGACAAATCTtaaagggagagagggaggaggaggatctCTTATTAGCCCGTGCCCGTGGTAGAGGTTGATAATGAGAATGAGAGGACAAGTGAAGCATGGATAAGGTCCGCCTTGAGGTGAGGATGGCCGATTGAAGCTGGTTCTCGATTGATGTCAGCTCGAAAGAGTCGTATAGAGAGCTTCCACAATCCCAAATCAGAGACTTCTTCTGTTCCAGCTGGGCTTCTTTGTCCATTTTCTCTGTTATTGGAACTTCAAGCTAGTTGGAATTGGATGGGAAAAACCCAATTTGTGTATATATAGTACTGGTGCAGTCATTGACCCATTGTGTATTGTTCACTGGGTATGGTTCTTTATATATAGACTTTATATATAGACTGAAAACTGTTTCCCTTAAATATATAGACTGTTTCCATTGAAGGGAAAAATGTTTCTCCGGTAATCTATCTCACTTTGCTCTTGCACCTGTAAGTTCTCGTGATAGGTTTATGACTGTTAACCATTTTAGGCTTAACAATGATTGGAATCTTGCTCTTCTTAACCAATATCTACCACCCCGGATTGTTCCACTTGTTCAGAAGGTTAAAATGACCAATTCTTTTGTTCAGTGGTGGTGTTCTAAGACAAAATCAGGTCTTTTTACCACTAAAATTGTTGT encodes:
- the LOC122639600 gene encoding uncharacterized protein LOC122639600 codes for the protein MDKEAQLEQKKSLIWDCGSSLYDSFELTSIENQLQSAILTSRRTLSMLHLSSHSHYQPLPRARANKRSSSSLSPFKICRSLKKFIRLVFRSKPPSGSLFRVEEDQSGSVSGGLSTIPEVPEMGFDSLPKRAASQRFTPSTRLGVSCA